Proteins encoded within one genomic window of Deinococcus aestuarii:
- a CDS encoding AAA family ATPase, whose amino-acid sequence MPSPARGDRKVFSTTFDQTTVYRDFMRGVAARVNGPASGVALQVTKGTLYRANEHAKEKDGASLVIVDEINRGPAVKIFGSTIAAIEGDKRLGPDGQKVLGRTLEFELLDDEGKQQPYALAHDLYLLAVMNLADASVEPLDAAFLRRFVPYRLEPDRGVLLDHFGLSSLPAALPDPAVTAGDVYAAVVLAWEAVNGRLALGRGDDFRMGHGVFLGSNVPVPGVGDPMEAGVAYVRAGWDRLMGHIDEMFYGNVAGVAAALNVGGSSTVKHPFRLERTTFAGQSVSRLVRSPLDDSQDFYRLLRAVAAPSHP is encoded by the coding sequence ATGCCCAGTCCGGCCCGCGGCGACCGCAAGGTCTTCTCCACGACATTTGACCAGACCACCGTCTACCGCGACTTCATGCGTGGGGTGGCCGCCCGGGTCAACGGCCCTGCGAGCGGCGTCGCGCTCCAGGTCACGAAGGGCACGCTCTACCGCGCGAACGAGCACGCGAAGGAGAAGGATGGGGCCTCCCTGGTGATTGTGGACGAGATCAACCGCGGCCCCGCCGTCAAAATCTTTGGCAGCACTATTGCGGCCATAGAAGGCGACAAGCGCCTGGGCCCCGACGGGCAGAAGGTGCTGGGCAGGACGCTGGAGTTCGAGCTCCTCGACGACGAGGGGAAGCAGCAACCCTACGCGCTGGCCCACGACCTCTACCTGCTCGCGGTGATGAACCTTGCCGACGCCTCGGTCGAACCGCTCGATGCGGCGTTCCTGCGGCGCTTCGTGCCCTACCGCCTGGAACCCGACCGTGGGGTGCTGCTCGACCACTTCGGTCTCTCCAGCCTGCCCGCGGCGCTGCCTGACCCGGCCGTGACGGCAGGGGACGTGTATGCCGCCGTGGTCCTGGCGTGGGAAGCGGTCAACGGGCGCCTGGCGCTGGGGCGCGGCGACGACTTCCGCATGGGGCATGGTGTGTTCCTGGGGAGCAATGTGCCCGTCCCGGGCGTCGGTGATCCCATGGAAGCGGGCGTGGCTTACGTCCGGGCCGGCTGGGACCGGCTGATGGGCCACATTGATGAGATGTTCTACGGCAACGTCGCCGGGGTCGCGGCCGCGCTCAACGTCGGTGGGAGCTCCACGGTGAAGCACCCCTTTCGCCTCGAGCGCACGACCTTCGCCGGGCAGTCGGTGTCCCGGCTGGTGCGCAGCCCCCTGGACGATTCCCAGGACTTCTACCGCCTCCTGCGCGCGGTGGCGGCCCCGTCCCACCCGTGA
- a CDS encoding McrC family protein, with protein MTTPGAAERLTLAEYGWAPDFVGTLAERLGTGAAEAVAVLHELDERLVKLLGVEEGLIDIRGRDVRVHDCAGILRVAPGVEVEVVPKFLSADTRWHEDFLLFATLAENGRVLPSEALASGVGERGDLATFIAQTMLGMFWPHQRRPLRQYRRRVWHEFSLDGEFDSETLLLPTEDGFRLEGSFFERTNGYNATIWAAFRALLPEVADPEVSAQMRRAISALSPQDLRAVDARPRLLPSRHRHWQPLFDLAGQVLRGYGVGYSGAAFEAPGFVLQTWRTWQSVALAALRQGLPEHLVDDQASFQLGLRNGRALNVKPDISVMTAASAAMLLDAKYKTRIDRSTRIVEADVYESLAFMRAAGASTLILLYPRQEGVPVRPAGECEVFETILIADQTILGVAVECRGVSGQGFDAFAQRLAGFVRRRLASTAQGAGASELGLASS; from the coding sequence GTGACCACACCCGGCGCAGCCGAGCGGTTGACCCTGGCGGAGTACGGGTGGGCCCCCGACTTCGTGGGGACCCTGGCCGAGCGTCTGGGAACAGGAGCCGCGGAGGCCGTAGCGGTGCTGCACGAGTTGGACGAGCGCTTGGTGAAGCTGCTAGGGGTGGAAGAGGGCCTGATCGACATTCGTGGCCGTGACGTGCGGGTGCACGACTGCGCCGGCATCCTGCGTGTGGCCCCAGGAGTCGAAGTGGAGGTCGTGCCCAAGTTCCTCAGCGCCGACACGCGCTGGCATGAGGACTTCTTGCTTTTCGCCACCCTAGCCGAGAACGGCCGGGTGCTCCCCTCCGAGGCGCTAGCCAGCGGCGTGGGGGAGCGTGGGGACCTCGCGACCTTTATCGCGCAGACCATGCTGGGCATGTTCTGGCCCCACCAGCGGCGGCCGTTGCGGCAGTATCGCCGCCGCGTTTGGCACGAATTCTCCCTGGACGGCGAGTTCGACTCCGAGACCCTCCTGCTGCCCACCGAGGACGGCTTCCGGCTGGAGGGCAGCTTCTTTGAGCGCACCAACGGGTACAACGCCACGATCTGGGCCGCCTTCCGGGCGCTGCTCCCCGAGGTGGCCGACCCCGAAGTGAGCGCGCAGATGCGCCGTGCGATCAGTGCCCTGTCTCCCCAGGACCTGCGGGCTGTCGACGCACGTCCCCGCCTGCTGCCCAGCCGCCACCGGCACTGGCAGCCCCTGTTCGATCTGGCTGGGCAGGTCCTGCGCGGCTACGGTGTCGGCTACAGCGGCGCGGCCTTTGAGGCGCCCGGCTTCGTCCTGCAGACTTGGCGCACCTGGCAGAGCGTGGCTCTGGCTGCCCTCAGGCAAGGGCTCCCCGAGCACCTGGTGGATGACCAGGCATCCTTCCAGCTGGGCCTGCGCAACGGTCGCGCCCTGAACGTGAAGCCCGATATCAGCGTGATGACCGCAGCTTCCGCGGCGATGTTGCTGGACGCAAAGTACAAGACTCGAATCGACCGGTCCACCCGCATCGTCGAGGCTGACGTCTACGAGTCTCTCGCCTTCATGCGGGCCGCGGGAGCCAGCACGCTGATCCTTCTTTACCCTAGGCAGGAAGGGGTGCCAGTGCGACCTGCAGGCGAGTGCGAGGTCTTCGAGACCATCCTAATCGCTGACCAGACCATCCTGGGGGTCGCTGTGGAATGCCGGGGGGTCAGTGGCCAGGGCTTCGACGCCTTCGCCCAACGTCTCGCCGGGTTCGTGCGGCGTCGCCTTGCCTCGACTGCCCAAGGGGCAGGCGCGTCGGAACTCGGGCTTGCAAGCAGTTGA